The following are encoded together in the Vanrija pseudolonga chromosome 7, complete sequence genome:
- the ARO80_4 gene encoding Transcriptional activator ARO80, which translates to MPPSPDVSDAPEPKRQKRTYRACYPCRARKLKCNFGDPDKPSSGPCARCIRESRECVRSMPAVVRYAVPSNAVELEPSGGPSYRRGGASHHSPPPASPYHPSDVERGYSRAASPTSLYFRPREAPPSPAPVTADDDDFNEDTDAALVSSHLQNPNDALRLLASASSLRYTAPKAPEPSPSAIQDVWSPTASPWMQWEPVLDGALTEQESRALLNFFVLRMSPLYPLVHPHVFDSSYLDTLVQDEGLLLGAIIAIAARYSDVLTKGRAHRIHADVSQWVRSEISRLMDGDLTLRTVSTVEALLLLSEWPMLTDFSRRRKAASEPDSEEARLLQPSQQYDAYCWTSIGSAVRLSQELDLKAAVFKPSDKRGAEDWQQDRVIKTWIYCLNAEQHIASRLGRSAVMQPSMTSRWWESLAVRFESVVPTDRWGSEVFAFGNNAHIMGAIQQHLYWSKEITNTLLQTGDWEAFLRSLHLDMRYIRDKCTHILKMHTIASDLLSLEFHYVVLYSNSLALRSYQQRRRRALARKDPAWETPFLLNAVEGPWVYEALSAARQILDITLNVLEKQGKLRTCPSRIFQHILFATTFLYKALAVGVVQHGMTTVISLLDRTVSALQRAAIDDQHFIAGFAVLLSRLGRRWKLPQGGAREEAGAPDSVLSERDATRRARADEPVDTQPAPPPAIPTQPDPSPFTNVAFSPSDLQVPRGQQWDLPIADHLFVDVEQQDVLFQPIWDAQAATTVSTTSGLYATLLGDILNLEGP; encoded by the exons atgccgccgtcgcccgacgTCTCCGACGCGCCAGAACCCAAGCGCCAGAAGCGTACCTACAGAGCATGCTACCCGTGCCGAGCG CGCAAACTGAAATGCAACTTTGGCGACCCCGACAAGCCGTCGAGTGGGCCATGTGCACGCTGCATCCGCGAATCGCGCGAGTGTGTGCGCTCCATGCCCGCTGTTGTACGATATGCCGTTCCCAGtaacgccgtcgagctcgagccgaGCGGAGGGCCGTCGTACCGCCGGGGCGGGGCATCGCACCATTCCCCACCGCCAGCATCCCCTTACCACCCctccgacgtcgagcggggCTACTCGCGTGCTGCATCGCCCACCTCGCTATACTTTCGCCCACGGGAGGCACCCCCGTCCCCTGCACCGGTCACGGCTGATGATGACGACTTTAACGAGGACACGGACGCGGCGCTGGTGTCGTCGCACCTCCAGAATCCCAATGACGCGCTTCGGTTACTCGCGAGTGCCAGTTCGCTGCGGTATACTGCCCCCAAGGCGCCAGAACCCTCACCCAGCGCCATCCAGGATGTGTGGTCTCCCACTGCGTCGCCCTGGATGCAGTGGGAGCcggtgctcgacggcgcaTTGACCGAGCAAGAGTCACGGGCGCTGCTCAACTT TTTTGTGCTCCGCATGTCGCCCCTATACCCGCTGGTGCATCCACACGTGTTTGATTCGTCGTACCTCGACACCTTGGTTCAGGACGAAGGGCTACTGCTCGGCGCGATCATCGCGATCGCGGCCCGGTACTCAGACGTCCTCACCAAAGGGCGAGCTCACCGGATTCACGCCGACGTCTCTCAATGGGTCAGGAGCGAGATTTCTCGGCTGATGGACGGCGACTTGACACTCAGGACAGTTAGCACGGTTGAAGCGCTGCTGCTCTTATCCGAATGGCCCATGCTCACCGACTTTTCGCGGCGTCGCAAGGCTGCTTCCGAGCCAGACTCTGAAGAGGCTCGGCTGCTCCAGCCGAGCCAGCAGTACGACGCGTACTGCTGGACCAGTATCG GCTCTGCGGTCAGACTATCCCAAGAGCTGGACCTCAAGGCGGCAGTCTTCAAGCCGTCAGACAaacgcggcgcggaggactGGCAGCAGGACCGAGTCATCAAGACGTGGATCT ATTGCCTGaacgccgagcagcacaTTGCCAGCCGTCTGGGCCGTAGCGCCGTGATGCAACCCAGCATGACCTCGCGCTGGTGGGAGTCGCTAGCGGTGCGGTTCGAATCGGTCGTCCCCACCGACCGCTGGGGCTCTGAAGTCTTTGCATTTGGCAACAACGCACATATCATGGGCGCGATCCAGCAGCACCTGT ACTGGAGCAAGGAGATCACGAACACACTCCTCCAGACGGGTGACTGGGAGGCATTCCTTCGCAGCCTGCACCTCGACATGCGGTACATCCGCGACAAGTGCACACATATCCTCA AAATGCACACAATCGCGTCCGACTTGCTTAGCCTCGAGTTCCACTACGTCGTGCTGTACTccaactcgctcgcgctccgctcgtaccagcagcgtcggcgacgcgcactGGCG CGCAAAGACCCAGCATGGGAGACGCCCTTCCTCCTCAACGCGGTCGAGGGGCCGTGGGTCTACGAGGCGCtctccgcggcgcgccagatcCTCGACATCACCCTCAACGTGCTCGAGAAGCAGGGCAAGCTCCGTACTTGCCCGTCCCGGATCTTCCAGCACATCCTGTTCGCCACGACCTTCCTGTACAAGGCCCTCGCCGTTGGGGTCGTCCAGCACGGCATGACGACGGTGATCAGCTTGCTAGATCGCACCGTCTCGgcgctgcagcgcgccgccattGACGACCAGCACTTTATCGCCGGATTTGCGGTGCTGCTGAGTCGCCTGGGAAGGCGGTGGAAGCTGCCACAAGGTGGTGCCCGGGAAGAGGCTGGGGCGCCAGACAGCGTGCTCTCCGAGCGCGATGCAACCCGCCGTGCCCGGGCAGACGAACCGGTCGATACCCAACCGGCGCCCCCTCCCGCTATTCCAACACAGCCCGACCCAAGCCCCTTTACGAATGTGGCATTCAGTCCAAGCGATCTCCAGGTGCCCCGCGGCCAGCAGTGGGACTTGCCGATCGCGGATCACCTgttcgtcgacgtcgagcagcaggaTGTGCTGTTCCAGCCCATTTGGGATGCACAGGCTGCCAcgaccgtgtcgacgacgtcgggccTGTATGCTACCCTCCTGGGCGACATCTTGAATCTCGAGGGGCCATGA
- the lepB_5 gene encoding putative extracellular serine carboxypeptidase gives MTILFLTLWLLLASLGVQADIDLDLSRLLIGSSAGGSGYRNIKIWQGLNDGTLQYNYSSPLGFGGGFDVPKKRAFARRDVQGWNTTLTMGTVTDNPPTKSTKRTYCFAQPLSHLDPTAPKTQFCQRYFINADYYKPGGPIYVFDAGEGPAENVAGYAWSQNPAFWAKKYNGLAIVLEHRYYGWSMPVPDLSTDNLRWLTVRESLEDSANFVRNWVPPAGLFNFTVDRTVLDPKNTPWFAVGCSYPGGRAAWLRTQYPDLFYAGLSSSGVTVAKAHFSEYWHAIQAYGPQPCVQCIQNAIQWVDDLLDQGGEAAQAIKTFFGLGELSRHADFAQVLGDPVWGWQGQVYYQKQAVRDVFCPYILKPRDPKSSNTITFGGKNVTLPDNVVNYADYIKTVTITAASCVGRIKYCYDNTDRSNLLRDDVTQWWRIWKWQTGLEFGYTQYTPETGPRVTSKYMTYDYMTEVCKAAYPPGKYFQLPSSPNVDSINAMGGYDIAYDRIAIVNGQADPWRYVTPAADFLPQRQSTILRPFYVIQNATHCWNLIQKPSEPQSIIDVNTFQDQFMDEWLNFWNQTKAGTGGAGGAGGAGGVGGSGDHGGAGGAGGAGGTGGTGSAGAAGGAGGAGGAGGAGGAGGTSGTTGTTGTTGTTGTTGAAGPGGAGGAGGAGGDGGAAGAGGVGGAGGVGGAGGAGGNGTIGGAGGVGGVGGAGGSGSTGGAGGGGGKGGAGGNNKPHRRAVV, from the exons ATGACCATACTCTTCCTCACTCTCTGGCTCCTGCTTGCCAGTCTTGGCGTGCAGGCCgacatcgacctcgacctctcgCGGCTCCTTATCGGCTCTTCAGCTGGTGGTTCGGGATACCGCAACATCAAGATCTGGCAAGGCCTCAATGACGGGACTCT GCAGTACAACTAcagctcgccgctcggcTTTGGTGGCGGATTTGACGTCCCCAAGAAGCGCGCCTTCGCCCGCCGTGATGTGCAGGGCTGGAATACAACGCTCACAATGGGTACTGTCACCGACAACCCCCCCACCAAGTCCACCAAGCGCACCTATTGCTTTGCGCAGCCTCTGTCTCACCTGGACCCAACGGCACCCAAGACTCAGTTCTGTCAGCGCTACTTCATCAACGCAGACTACTACAAGCCCGGTGGACCCATCTATGTCTTTGACGCTGGAGAGGGGCCTGCTGAAAACGT GGCCGGCTACGCGTGGAGCCAGAACCCCGCCTTTTGGGCCAAGAAGTACAATGGcctcgccatcgtcctcgagcaccgaTACTATGGCTGGTCGATGCCCGTCCCCGACTTGAGCACCGACAACTTGCGCTGGCTCACAGTCAGGGAGTCGCTCGAGGACAGCGCCAACTTTGTCCGTAATTGGGTACCTCCGGCTGGGTTGTTCAACTTTACCGTTGACCGCACTGTCCTTGATCCCAAGAACACGCCGTGGTTTGCTGTGGGGTGTTCGTATCCCGGTGGACGTGCTGCATGGCTGCGAACACAGTACCCCGACCTCTTCTATGCTGGCCTCTCGAGCTCAGGTGTGACGGTCGCCAAGGCTCACTTTTCTGAATACTGGCACGCCATCCAGGCTTATGGCCCTCAGCCATGCGTGCAGTGCATCCAGAATGCTATCCAGTGGGTAGACGACCTCCTGGATCAGGGTGGGGAGGCAGCACAGGCAATCAAGACCTTCTTTGGCCTCGGAGAACTCTCTAGACACGCAGACTTTGCACAAGTCCTCGGTGACCCCGTTT GGGGTTGGCAGGGACAGGTCTACTACCAAAAGCAGGCCGTCCGTGATGTTTTCTGCCCCTACATCCTCAAGCCCCGCGACCCCAAGTCGAGCAACACGATCACGTTTGGCGGAAAGAATGTCACTCT CCCGGACAACGTTGTCAACTATGCAGACTACATCAAGACGGTCACGATTACGGCGGCGTCTTGTGTAGGGCGCATAAAGTATTGCTACGACAACACGGACAGATCCAACCTCCTCCGTGACGATGTGACCCAGTGGTGGCGTATCTGGAAATGGCAGA CCGGCCTTGAGTTTGGCTACACCCAGTACACCCCCGAGACTGGTCCTCGCGTCACGTCCAAGTACATGACATACGACTACATGACAGAAGTCTGCAAGGCCGCCTACCCTCCTGGGAAGTACTTCCAGCTGCCCTCTTCGCCCAACGTGGACTCTATCAACGCGATGGGCGGGTACGACATTGCCTATGACCGAATCGCGATAGTTAATGGTCAGGCCGACCCGTGGCGCTATGTCACCCCCGCTGCCGACTTTTTGCCTCAGCGACAGTCGACCATCCTTCGTCCGTTCTACGTCATTCAAAACGCGACGCACTGCTGGAACTTGATCCAGAAACCCAGCGAACCTCAGAGTATCATCGACGTCAACACCTTCCAGGACCAGTTTATGGACGAATGGTTGAACTTCTGGAACCAGACCAAGGCTGGtaccggcggcgccgggggtgcgggcggcgctggaggcgTTGGAGGCTCAGGCgaccacggcggcgctggaggtgctggtggtgcgggTGGCACTGGCGGCACTGGCAGTGCCGGGGCCGCTGGTGGTGCCGGGGGTGCCGGGGGTGCCGGgggtgccggtggtgctggtggcaCCTCGGGCACGACGGGCACTACCGGCACGACGGGCACTACCGGCACGACGGGTGCAGCCGGCCCAGGGGGTGCTGGTGGAGCGGGAGGtgctggtggcgacggcggtgctgCCGGAGCTGGTGGCGTCGGAGGCGCaggtggtgttggtggcgccggcggtgctggaGGTAACGGCACCAttggtggtgctggcggcgtcggcggcgtcggaggtgctggcggcagcggcagtaCCGGTGGagctggaggtggtggtggcaagggtggcgctggcggcaacaacaagcCTCATCGTCGTGCCGTGGTCTAG
- the mtr_31 gene encoding N amino acid transport system protein yields the protein MTDIKTKDDKSHLVNVSLVYAEHDEPEIAGKDAPAVVTDAVFGEIDSKGPNYRNVGWIGSAIIMIKATIGIGVLGIPFCFQVLGMVPGIICLIAVEVVVTWANWSLGQFKLKHPEVYSMADAAGVMFGRTGYWAMWFMWTISMISASGFCMVSLSVAFNAVSVHAACTSVFVAVSAVVAILCASIRTLGHITWIGWAGVLSIMVSILTLTIAVGVQERPALAPQEGPWDKNVLVVGHPPFGTGVVMVSSFLLSVAATPTFLGILCEMRDHRMYNRAMYISQASTSIVYIDIGSVVYHFCGQYVSSPALGSAGPLLKRICYGLAIPGLVATVTIYLHVVAKMVFVLLLRGSKLLTSNSAVHWGIWLSCTTGCGLIGFILAQSIPVFPQYMGLNGSFFPPWTSLIPCACMWLHDNWRGKPRERTLGVKLHATFAVVVLLCGLFLCGAGTYGAINDIVASSKGQAWSCKDNSGSVSD from the exons ATGACCGACATCAAgaccaaggacgacaagagccacctcgtcaacgtcAGCCTCGTGTATGCCGAGCATGATGAGCCCGAGATCGCTGGCAAGGACGCCCCAGCCGTTGTGACCGACGCTGTGTTTGGCGAGATCGACTCCAAGGGACCAAACTATCGCAATGTCGGTTGGATAGGATCCGCGATCATCATGATCAAGGCGACaatcggcatcggcgtcctcggcatccccTTCTGCTTCCAGGTGCTGGGCATGGTGCCCGGCATCATCTGTctcatcgccgtcgaggtggtcgtcaCCTGGGCCAACTGGTCTCTCGGCCAATTCAAGCTCAAGCATCCCGAGGTCTACTCCATGGCCGATGCTGCTGGCGTCATGTTCGGCCGAACTGGATACTGGGCCATGTGGTTCATGTGGACAATCA GCATGATCTCCGCGTCCGGCTTTTGCATGGTCAGTCTGTCTGTCGCGTTCAATGCCGTGTCAGTCCATGCGGCGTGCACGTCTGTCTTTGTCGCAGTGTCGGCTGTGGTCGCAATCTTGTGCGCCAGCATCCGCACGCTCGGGCACATCACATGGATCGGCTGGGCAGGTGTGCTGTCCATCATGGTTTCCA TCCTCACActcaccatcgccgtcggcgtgcaggAGCGGCCGGCCTTGGCCCCGCAGGAGGGTCCGTGGGACAAgaacgtcctcgtcgtcggtcaccCTCCTTTCGGCACCGGTGTGGTCATGGTGTCCTCGTTCCTCCTGTCCGTGGCGGCCACGCCGACCTT CCTGGGCATCCTCTGCGAGATGCGCGACCACAGGATGTACAACCGCGCAATGTACATCTCGCAGGCGTCAACGTCCATCGTCTACATCGACATCGGGTCAGTCGTGTACCACTTTTGTGGGCAGTACGTCTCATCGCCGGCCCTCGGGTCCGCAGGGCCACTCCTGAAGCGCATCTGCTACGGCCTCGCGATCCCAGGCCTCGTGGCCACCGTGACAATCTACCTGCACGTGGTCGCCAAGATGGTTTttgtgctcctcctccggGGCTCGAAACTCCTCACCTCCAACTCGGCTGTCCACTGGGGCATCTGGCTCAGCTGCACCACCGGCTGCGGGCTCATCGGGTTCATCCTTGCCCAGTCGATCCCCGTCTTCCCGCAGTACATGGGCCTCAACGGGTCGTTCTTCCCCCCGTGGACGTCGCTCATCCCCTGCGCGTGCATGTGGCTCCACGACAACTGGCGGGGCAAGCCGCGTGAGAGGACCCTCGGTGTCAAGCTCCACGCGACGTTTGCAGTCGTTGTGCTGCTGTGCGGCCTCTTCCTCTGCGGTGCGGGGACCTATGGGGCCATCAACGACATTGTAGCGAGTAGCAAGGGGCAGGCGTGGAGCTGCAAGGACAACTCTGGGTCAGTCTCGGACTAG
- the fap1_2 gene encoding L-pipecolate oxidase — protein sequence MTPRIAPPQRVLIVGAGEFGSTTALALARGAYKGQAHLITVLDRSPTPPATDAASYDYNKIVRQEYTDPVYANLAREAMLGWRDEWAEYYHETGVVMTARPNGVASAEKTYAVNFLPGMETPGKCARKLEGKADVQAQYGNGVPLGDFADCYAYHNECGGWAEAARATEAAVAKARALGVVFRCGTAKKLIIDEAARKVRGVVTEEHGDEYTADLVVLCCGSWTPTLVPELKENLLPTGQVVGFVQLNKEEHERYKNVPVTMTAMNGFYIFPPNATGLVKFAIHELGYLNPQPGYPSLPRTHLTRGYEMQSIPDHGHAKLLRNLAAVYPELAKKPFSASRLCWYSDRHSGDFLLDYHPDYNDTLFIGAGGSGHAFKFLPVIGGLIEQGIQGTMPPQYRDIFGYKSRPDRVDGRFEYSEFTRLDGGSKL from the exons ATGACCCCCCGCAtcgcaccaccacagcgCGTGCTC atcgtcggcgcgggcgagttTGGCTCGAccaccgcgctcgcgctcgcccgcggAGCCTACAAGGGTCAAGCCCATCTCATCACCGTCCTCGACCGCTCCCCAACGCCCCCAGCGACCGATGCCGCGTCGTACGACTACAACAAGATCGTGCGGCAAGAGTACACGGACCCAGTGTACGCCAACCTCGCGCGTGAGGCCATGCTCGGCTGGCGTGACGAGTGGGCCGAGTACTACCACGAGACTGGCGTTGTCATGACGGCCCGTCCAAACGGCGTGGCCAGCGCCGAGAAGACGTATGCGGTCAACTTCCTGCCTGGCATGGAGACGCCCGGCAAGTGTGCGCGCAAACTGGAAGGCAAGGCGGATGTGCAGGCGCAGTATGGCAACGGGGTGCCTTTGGGCGACTTTGCCGACTGCTATGCGT ACCACAACGAGTGCGGTGGCTGGGCCGAGGCTGCACGCGCCACCGAAGCGGCTGTGGCCAAGGCCCGCGCTCTCGGTGTTGTGTTCCGCTGCGGGACGGCCAAGAAGCTCATTATCGACGAAGCAGCACGCAAGGTCCGCGGCGTGGTCACcgaggagcacggcgacgaaTACACTGCCGACCTGGTCGTGCTGTGCTGCGGATCCTGGACGCCGACCCTTGTtcccgagctcaaggagaacCTCCTGCCTACCGGGCAAGTAGTGGGCTTTGTCCAGCTCAAcaaggaggagcacgagcgctACAAGAACGTGCCGGTGACCATGACGGCGATGAACGGCTTCTACATCTTCCCA CCCAATGCCACTGGCCTCGTCAAGTTTGCCATCCACGAACTCGGCTACCTCAACCCCCAGCCTGGCTATCCCTCGCTGCCCCGCACCCACCTGACACGTGGGTACGAGATGCAGTCGATCCCCGATCACGGGCACGCCAAACTCTTGCGCAACCTCGCGGCCGTGTACCCGGAGCTTGCCAAGAagcccttctcggcgtccagGCTGTGCTGGTACTCGGACCGCCACAGCGGCGACTTCTTGCTCGACTACCACCCCGACTACAACGACACGCTGTTCATCGGTGCTGGCGGTTCTGGTCACGCCTTTA AATTCCTGCCTGTTATCGGCGGCCTGATCGAGCAGGGTATCCAGGGCACAATGCCACCCCAGTACCGCGACATCTTTGGGTACAAGAGCCGTCCTGACCGTGTAGACGGCCGCTTCGAGTACTCCGAGTTCACGAGGCTGGACGGGGGCTCCAAGTTGTAG